From one Pseudomonas sp. MYb118 genomic stretch:
- a CDS encoding NAD(P)/FAD-dependent oxidoreductase, protein MNQYTQEHARSYYAASANGLAPLPALSGDLTADVCVIGGGFTGVNTAIELAQRGLSVILLEARRIGWGASGRNGGQLIRGIGHDVSGFAKHVGVEGVRYMERAGVESVELVGQRIREHGIDCDLRWGFCELANTAAQFAAFKDEQQHLLESGYAHETRLVPPEQIREQVVNSGVYAGGLIDMGSGHLHPLNLVLGEAHVAQGLGVRIFEQSEVLELIHGSTVQVRCAAGTVRAGSLVLACNAHLDELEPKLSGKVLPAGSYIIATEPLAADVAASLIPQNLALCDQKVGLDYYRLSADRRLLFGGACHYSGRDPADITAYMRPQMLKVFPQLANMRIDYQWGGKIGITANRFPQVGRLRQQPNVFYAQGYSGHGLNVTHWCAKLLGEVIHAGQSQGFDVFSAVPHMTFPGGPMLRSPLLALGMLWYKMREAFG, encoded by the coding sequence ATGAATCAGTACACCCAAGAACATGCCCGCTCCTACTATGCCGCTTCGGCCAACGGGCTGGCACCCTTGCCTGCCCTGTCCGGCGACCTGACGGCGGATGTCTGCGTGATCGGCGGTGGGTTCACCGGGGTCAACACCGCCATCGAACTGGCGCAGCGCGGGCTTTCGGTGATCCTGCTGGAGGCCCGGCGCATTGGTTGGGGCGCCAGCGGGCGCAATGGCGGGCAGTTGATTCGCGGTATTGGCCATGACGTCAGTGGCTTTGCCAAGCATGTCGGCGTTGAAGGCGTGCGTTACATGGAACGCGCCGGGGTCGAGTCGGTGGAATTGGTGGGCCAGCGCATCCGTGAACACGGCATCGACTGCGACCTGCGCTGGGGGTTTTGCGAACTGGCCAACACGGCGGCGCAGTTCGCTGCGTTCAAGGATGAGCAGCAGCATTTGCTGGAAAGTGGTTACGCCCATGAAACTCGCCTCGTTCCGCCCGAGCAGATCCGCGAACAAGTGGTGAACTCCGGGGTGTACGCCGGCGGGCTGATCGACATGGGCTCCGGGCATTTGCACCCGCTGAACCTGGTACTGGGCGAAGCGCACGTGGCGCAAGGCCTTGGCGTGCGGATTTTCGAGCAGAGCGAGGTTTTGGAGCTGATCCATGGCAGCACGGTGCAGGTCCGTTGCGCTGCGGGTACGGTGCGTGCGGGTAGCCTGGTGCTGGCGTGTAATGCGCACCTGGATGAACTGGAGCCCAAACTCAGTGGCAAGGTGCTGCCGGCGGGAAGCTACATCATTGCCACCGAGCCGTTGGCGGCCGATGTAGCGGCCAGCCTGATTCCGCAGAACCTGGCGTTGTGCGACCAGAAAGTCGGTCTGGATTACTACCGGCTCTCGGCTGACCGGCGTCTGTTGTTCGGGGGTGCCTGCCATTACTCCGGGCGCGATCCGGCGGACATCACTGCCTACATGCGCCCGCAGATGCTCAAGGTGTTTCCGCAATTGGCGAATATGCGTATCGACTACCAATGGGGCGGCAAGATCGGCATCACCGCCAACCGCTTCCCCCAGGTCGGCCGCTTGCGCCAGCAGCCGAACGTGTTCTACGCCCAGGGCTATTCCGGCCACGGCCTGAACGTCACGCACTGGTGCGCGAAATTGCTGGGTGAAGTGATTCACGCGGGGCAAAGCCAGGGTTTCGACGTCTTCAGCGCCGTCCCGCACATGACCTTCCCCGGCGGCCCAATGCTGCGCTCGCCGCTGCTGGCCCTCGGTATGCTCTGGTACAAAATGCGCGAAGCCTTCGGCTGA
- a CDS encoding antitoxin, with protein sequence MCPQRPTFDPSLDTEEQVASYDRWFRAKVQSSIDDPRPSIPHDQVMAEIRALIESKRNRSDAD encoded by the coding sequence ATGTGCCCCCAACGCCCTACATTTGATCCATCGCTCGATACCGAGGAACAGGTGGCCAGCTATGACCGCTGGTTCCGTGCAAAGGTCCAGTCCTCCATTGACGATCCGCGCCCGAGTATCCCGCACGATCAGGTAATGGCCGAAATCCGCGCACTCATCGAGTCCAAACGTAACAGGAGCGATGCGGATTAA
- a CDS encoding type II toxin-antitoxin system RelE/ParE family toxin, with protein sequence MRIKWRPEARAGLLEILDYISEHDITASSKLSQTIDTAISALSQHPFLYRPGRVSGTREIVVHPNYLVVYRVTDRIDILNILHARREYP encoded by the coding sequence ATGCGGATTAAATGGCGGCCCGAAGCGCGGGCTGGATTACTGGAAATACTCGACTACATCAGCGAGCACGATATCACCGCATCCAGCAAGCTGAGCCAAACCATCGACACTGCTATCTCCGCACTGTCACAACACCCTTTTCTGTATCGACCCGGCCGGGTATCCGGCACCCGTGAAATCGTTGTGCATCCCAATTACCTGGTGGTTTACCGCGTGACGGACCGGATAGATATCCTCAACATCCTGCACGCCAGACGTGAATACCCCTGA
- a CDS encoding paraquat-inducible protein A, which yields MASTDQLIICEHCDGVYQKAMLAKHQKTLCVRCGGVLQRYNGLTVQQRLALTLTALMLWIFANFYPVMSISLQGLKNSATLWDSVLALSLGPITFIALVAAISMIIAPIFQLVLLFWVLVHALVGRRSPGFRFCMRWLETLRPWSMLEVCLLGAMVAVIKLAGFLDVLPGIGLIALAILSLMMIRIAGRDVRDLWELP from the coding sequence ATGGCTTCGACCGATCAACTGATCATCTGCGAGCACTGCGACGGCGTGTACCAGAAAGCCATGCTCGCCAAGCATCAGAAAACCCTCTGTGTGCGCTGCGGTGGCGTGCTTCAGCGCTATAACGGGCTGACGGTGCAGCAGCGTCTGGCGTTGACGCTCACGGCGTTGATGCTGTGGATCTTCGCCAATTTCTACCCGGTCATGAGCATCAGCCTCCAGGGCCTGAAAAACAGCGCGACGCTGTGGGATTCGGTGCTGGCCTTGAGCCTGGGGCCGATTACCTTCATTGCCCTGGTGGCGGCGATTTCCATGATCATCGCGCCGATCTTCCAGTTGGTGCTGCTGTTCTGGGTGCTGGTGCATGCCCTCGTCGGTCGTCGTTCGCCAGGGTTCAGGTTCTGCATGCGCTGGCTGGAGACGTTGCGGCCCTGGAGCATGCTGGAAGTGTGCCTGCTCGGGGCGATGGTGGCGGTGATCAAGCTGGCCGGTTTTCTCGATGTGCTGCCGGGCATCGGCCTGATCGCCCTGGCCATCCTCAGCCTGATGATGATCCGCATCGCCGGGCGCGATGTGCGTGATTTGTGGGAGTTGCCATGA
- a CDS encoding paraquat-inducible protein A: MSTPPSASELNLCLCHTCGLACDMTHEPHECERCGAPLHRRKTNALTRTWAYLITSLVFYVPANLLPVMNTKMVGNGADSTIMSGVIDFWSHGAWDIALIIFIASIAVPGIKFIALGMLLVTVQRNSQWARKERSKLYRFVEVIGYWSMLDVIVVALVASLVKFQALADIEPRTGILFFGLVVVFTMLAAMSFDPRMIWDNPNNEEVMDEVASH; the protein is encoded by the coding sequence ATGAGCACACCCCCAAGCGCCAGCGAACTCAACCTGTGCCTGTGCCACACCTGCGGCCTGGCCTGTGACATGACCCACGAACCCCACGAATGCGAGCGCTGCGGCGCGCCGTTGCATCGGCGCAAGACCAACGCGCTGACGCGGACCTGGGCCTACCTGATTACCTCTCTGGTGTTCTACGTGCCGGCCAATCTGTTGCCGGTGATGAACACCAAGATGGTCGGCAACGGCGCCGACAGCACCATCATGAGCGGCGTCATCGACTTCTGGTCGCATGGGGCGTGGGATATCGCCCTGATCATCTTCATCGCCAGCATCGCGGTGCCTGGCATCAAGTTCATCGCCCTGGGCATGCTGCTGGTGACCGTTCAGCGCAATAGCCAATGGGCGCGCAAGGAACGTTCGAAGCTGTACCGTTTCGTCGAGGTGATCGGCTACTGGTCGATGCTCGATGTGATCGTGGTCGCGCTGGTGGCCTCGCTGGTGAAGTTCCAGGCCTTGGCCGACATCGAACCGCGCACCGGCATTCTGTTTTTTGGCCTGGTGGTGGTGTTCACCATGCTGGCGGCGATGAGTTTCGATCCGCGGATGATCTGGGACAATCCAAACAACGAGGAGGTCATGGATGAAGTCGCAAGCCACTGA
- a CDS encoding intermembrane transport protein PqiB: MKSQATDGPQAPGQAPIKTRRFSVSLVWIVPIVAVLVGISLVVHSIMQEGPTIVVTFKTGSGLIANKTEVKYRNVVIGHVSDVELSDDQKSVNATIKLSKQAESFTRKDSQFWVVRPRIGAGGVSGIDTLLSGDYVGADIGADNARAKHFTGLENPPPITYGEPGKRFTLHTEDLGSLDIGSPVYYRKIPVGQVVAYALDADGKGVNIEVFVQSPNDAYVTENTRFWNASGIDVNVGANGFAVKTESLSSMLVGGIAFRAPEFSPNDVAAAEGKSYDLFEDQQTALAPPAGKAQYLVLRFDQALRGLKVGAPVEFLGVEFGRVVSVNLDFDAEKRSFPINVGILIYPQRLGQAHVKMLKVLKHDPEDEAAGIRLIGTFIDNGLRAQARSGNLLTGQLYIALDFYPKAEKVAFDPTARPPSIPTIPGSLEQLQEKLEGMVNKINALPIERIASNLDGNLVELRKGLVQFNAKTLPGVQTTLGDVSKTLQSATSTLAEDSPQREQLTRTLDELGRMSRSLRELSDYLGRHPESLIRGRPDNAAPLDLKAPPRN, translated from the coding sequence ATGAAGTCGCAAGCCACTGACGGGCCGCAGGCCCCGGGACAGGCGCCGATCAAGACCCGGCGCTTCAGCGTCTCGCTGGTGTGGATCGTGCCCATCGTCGCCGTGCTGGTGGGCATTTCCCTGGTGGTGCACAGCATCATGCAGGAAGGCCCCACCATCGTCGTGACCTTCAAGACCGGCAGTGGCCTGATCGCCAACAAGACCGAAGTCAAATACCGCAACGTGGTGATCGGCCATGTCTCCGACGTCGAATTGAGCGACGACCAGAAGAGCGTCAACGCCACCATCAAGCTGTCCAAGCAGGCCGAGAGTTTTACCCGCAAGGATTCGCAGTTCTGGGTGGTGCGCCCGCGTATTGGCGCCGGCGGCGTCTCGGGTATCGACACCTTGCTCTCCGGTGACTACGTGGGCGCCGATATCGGCGCCGACAACGCCCGCGCCAAGCATTTCACGGGGCTGGAGAACCCGCCGCCCATCACCTACGGCGAGCCCGGCAAGCGCTTTACTCTGCACACCGAGGACCTGGGTTCGCTGGATATCGGCTCACCGGTCTACTACCGCAAGATCCCGGTCGGCCAGGTGGTTGCCTACGCCCTGGACGCCGACGGCAAAGGGGTGAACATCGAAGTGTTCGTTCAATCACCCAATGATGCCTACGTCACCGAAAATACCCGTTTCTGGAACGCCAGCGGCATTGACGTGAATGTCGGCGCCAACGGTTTTGCGGTGAAAACCGAGTCATTGTCGTCGATGCTCGTCGGTGGCATCGCCTTCCGCGCCCCGGAATTCAGCCCCAACGATGTGGCGGCCGCGGAAGGTAAATCCTATGACTTGTTCGAAGACCAGCAGACCGCCCTCGCCCCTCCCGCCGGGAAAGCGCAGTACCTGGTGCTGCGCTTCGATCAGGCATTACGCGGGCTCAAGGTCGGTGCGCCGGTGGAATTCCTCGGCGTCGAATTTGGCCGGGTGGTTTCGGTCAACCTGGATTTCGACGCCGAGAAACGCAGTTTTCCCATCAACGTCGGCATCCTGATCTACCCGCAGCGGCTCGGTCAGGCCCACGTCAAAATGCTCAAGGTCCTGAAGCACGATCCGGAAGACGAAGCCGCCGGCATCCGGCTGATCGGCACCTTCATCGACAACGGCCTGCGCGCCCAGGCCCGCAGCGGCAACCTGCTGACCGGTCAGTTGTATATCGCCCTCGATTTCTACCCCAAAGCCGAGAAAGTCGCGTTCGACCCCACTGCGCGTCCGCCGTCGATCCCCACCATCCCCGGCAGCCTGGAGCAATTGCAGGAGAAACTCGAAGGCATGGTCAACAAGATCAATGCGCTGCCGATCGAACGCATCGCCAGCAACCTGGACGGCAACCTGGTCGAATTGCGCAAAGGCCTGGTGCAGTTCAACGCCAAGACACTGCCCGGCGTGCAGACCACCCTGGGCGATGTCAGCAAGACCCTGCAATCGGCCACCTCGACCCTGGCCGAGGACTCGCCGCAACGCGAACAGTTGACCCGCACCCTGGACGAACTTGGCCGTATGTCGCGCTCCCTGCGTGAACTCTCGGATTACCTGGGCCGGCATCCGGAGTCGCTGATCCGCGGTCGCCCCGACAATGCCGCACCGCTGGACCTGAAAGCGCCGCCGCGCAACTGA
- a CDS encoding membrane integrity-associated transporter subunit PqiC: protein MAAMPKFMLLAVLALLAACRSDPIQFHTLTPAQMNGATRGHGADIQIEGLSVPPQVDRPQIVIRQGNSGLAILETDWWAASLVDELRSALADQLANSAPRQKVSVRLDVQRFDSIPGQYALIDVQWRLRSAGDGDNTLLSCHSTLRTPSGPTVDELVIAQQGNVKRLAELISQAANGNRKTCPPAS, encoded by the coding sequence ATGGCTGCTATGCCCAAGTTCATGCTGCTCGCTGTGTTGGCGCTGCTGGCTGCCTGTCGCAGCGACCCGATTCAATTCCATACCCTGACCCCGGCGCAAATGAACGGTGCAACACGGGGGCACGGCGCAGACATCCAGATCGAAGGCCTGAGTGTGCCGCCCCAGGTGGACCGGCCGCAGATCGTCATTCGCCAGGGCAACAGTGGCCTGGCCATTCTGGAAACCGACTGGTGGGCCGCCAGCCTGGTGGACGAGTTGCGCAGTGCGTTGGCCGATCAGCTCGCCAATAGCGCCCCCAGGCAGAAAGTGTCGGTGCGCCTGGACGTGCAGCGTTTCGATTCGATTCCCGGCCAATATGCGCTGATCGACGTGCAATGGCGCCTGCGCAGCGCCGGTGATGGCGACAACACCCTGTTGAGTTGCCACAGTACGTTGCGGACACCGTCGGGGCCGACCGTAGACGAGTTGGTGATCGCCCAACAGGGCAACGTCAAGCGCCTTGCCGAGCTGATCAGCCAGGCGGCCAACGGCAACCGCAAAACTTGCCCACCGGCCTCATGA
- a CDS encoding iron ABC transporter substrate-binding protein, whose amino-acid sequence MNHRIPAILKHTLLATALLGAGHVYAADADGIVVYNAQHESLTKAWVEGFTKETGIKVTVRNGDDTEMGNQIVQEGAASPADVFLTENSPAMVLVDNAGLFAPVAPTTLEQVDAAYRPAHGKWVGIAARSTVFVYNPSKLPEAELPKSLMDLADPKWKGRWAASPAGADFQAIVAAVLELKGEAATLEWLKGMKANYAPYRGNSSVLKAVNAGQVDSGVIYHYYRFGDQAKTGENSKNTALYYFKHKDPGAFVSISGGGVLASSQHKEQAQAFLKWVTGKDGQAILRTGNSYEYAVGKNVESNPKLVPLQQLDAPKVDASKLDSKKAVELMTQAGLL is encoded by the coding sequence ATGAATCACCGCATCCCCGCAATCCTCAAGCACACCCTGCTGGCCACTGCCCTGCTCGGCGCTGGCCACGTCTACGCCGCCGACGCCGATGGCATCGTGGTCTACAACGCCCAGCACGAAAGCCTGACCAAGGCCTGGGTCGAGGGTTTCACCAAGGAAACCGGCATCAAGGTCACGGTGCGCAACGGCGATGACACCGAGATGGGCAACCAGATTGTCCAGGAAGGCGCCGCCTCCCCGGCGGACGTGTTCCTCACCGAGAACTCTCCGGCCATGGTGCTGGTCGACAACGCGGGCCTGTTTGCACCGGTGGCACCGACTACCCTGGAACAGGTGGATGCGGCCTACCGCCCGGCCCACGGCAAATGGGTAGGGATTGCGGCGCGCTCCACGGTGTTTGTCTACAACCCGAGCAAGTTGCCGGAAGCCGAGCTGCCGAAATCGCTGATGGACCTGGCCGATCCGAAATGGAAAGGTCGCTGGGCCGCTTCGCCGGCCGGCGCCGACTTCCAGGCGATCGTCGCCGCCGTGCTGGAGCTCAAGGGCGAAGCGGCCACACTGGAATGGCTCAAGGGCATGAAAGCCAACTACGCCCCTTACCGCGGCAACAGCTCGGTGCTCAAGGCGGTCAACGCCGGGCAGGTCGACAGCGGCGTGATCTATCACTACTACCGTTTTGGCGACCAGGCCAAGACCGGTGAAAACAGCAAGAACACTGCCCTGTACTACTTCAAGCACAAGGACCCGGGTGCGTTCGTGAGTATCTCCGGTGGCGGCGTCCTCGCGTCCAGTCAACACAAGGAACAGGCCCAGGCCTTCCTCAAGTGGGTGACCGGCAAGGACGGCCAGGCGATTCTCAGGACCGGCAACTCGTATGAGTACGCGGTCGGCAAGAACGTTGAATCCAACCCTAAACTGGTGCCTTTGCAGCAGCTCGATGCGCCGAAAGTCGACGCGTCCAAACTCGACAGTAAAAAAGCCGTGGAGCTGATGACTCAGGCCGGATTGCTTTGA
- a CDS encoding ABC transporter permease: MPETLPAGVAAPIPAPLRRHARGLFAGRGGAWVIGLSVLVSVLSLLPIAFVVGVSWQTGWVRLVELVFRPRVGELLLNTVLLVVITLPLCVALGVTLAWLTERSNLPGRRVWSLLAIAPLAVPAFVHSYAWVSLVPPIHGLFAGVLVSVIAYFPFLYLPVAATLRRLDPAIEDVAQSMGLKPWAVFFRVVVPQLRLAICGGALLVGLHLLAEYGLYAMIRFDTFTTAIFDQFKSTFNGPAANMLAGVLALSCLAMLTVESAARGHARYARVGSGSAREQRLVRLKTGQTLLALTLLMLTCALALGVPLITLGKWLVAGGVQVWQMAELLPALQQTLLLGAAGAALTTLAAIPIAWLSIRSPGRLQRVLESCNYITSSLPGIVVALALVTVTVHFARPIYQTTITVLLAYLLMFLPRALVSLRAGIAQAPIELENMARSLGRSPAKALWLITLRLAAPGAAAGAALVFLAITNELTATLLLAPNGTRTLATGFWALTSEIDYAAAAPYALLMIVLSLPLTGLLYHQSKRTAGR; the protein is encoded by the coding sequence ATGCCTGAAACACTGCCGGCGGGGGTCGCCGCACCGATCCCCGCACCATTGCGCCGCCACGCCCGGGGTTTGTTTGCCGGGCGTGGCGGCGCGTGGGTGATTGGCCTGTCGGTGCTGGTGTCGGTGCTGTCGCTGCTGCCGATCGCCTTTGTCGTGGGGGTGTCGTGGCAAACCGGTTGGGTCCGGCTGGTGGAACTGGTGTTCCGCCCGCGGGTGGGCGAGCTGCTGCTCAACACCGTGTTGCTGGTGGTGATCACCCTGCCCCTTTGCGTGGCGCTGGGTGTGACACTGGCCTGGCTGACCGAGCGCAGCAATTTGCCGGGTCGTCGTGTCTGGTCGTTACTGGCCATCGCGCCGCTGGCAGTGCCGGCGTTCGTGCACAGTTATGCCTGGGTGAGCCTGGTGCCACCGATCCATGGGCTGTTTGCCGGCGTGTTGGTGTCGGTGATCGCCTACTTCCCTTTTCTCTACTTGCCGGTGGCCGCAACCCTGCGCCGTCTCGACCCGGCCATCGAGGATGTCGCGCAGTCGATGGGGCTCAAGCCATGGGCGGTGTTCTTCCGGGTGGTGGTGCCGCAATTGCGCCTGGCCATTTGCGGCGGCGCCCTGCTGGTTGGATTGCACCTGCTGGCCGAATACGGCCTGTATGCGATGATCCGCTTCGATACGTTCACCACGGCGATCTTCGATCAGTTCAAATCCACCTTCAACGGCCCGGCCGCCAACATGCTCGCCGGTGTGCTGGCGCTCAGTTGCCTGGCGATGCTGACGGTCGAATCGGCGGCCCGTGGGCATGCGCGTTACGCCCGGGTGGGCTCGGGCAGTGCGCGCGAACAGCGCCTGGTCAGGCTCAAGACTGGCCAGACGCTCCTTGCCCTGACCTTGCTGATGCTGACCTGCGCCCTGGCCCTGGGCGTGCCGTTGATTACCCTGGGCAAGTGGCTGGTCGCCGGTGGCGTGCAGGTCTGGCAGATGGCCGAGTTGCTACCCGCGTTGCAACAGACCCTGCTGTTGGGTGCCGCGGGTGCCGCGCTCACCACCCTGGCGGCGATCCCGATTGCCTGGCTGTCGATCCGCTCGCCGGGGCGCTTGCAGCGGGTGCTGGAGAGCTGCAACTACATCACCAGTTCGTTGCCGGGGATTGTCGTCGCCCTGGCGCTGGTGACCGTCACGGTGCATTTCGCCCGGCCGATCTACCAGACCACCATTACCGTGCTGCTCGCCTACTTGCTGATGTTTCTGCCCCGCGCGCTGGTCAGCCTGCGGGCCGGTATCGCCCAGGCGCCGATCGAGCTGGAAAACATGGCGCGCAGCCTGGGGCGTTCGCCCGCCAAGGCGTTGTGGCTGATCACCCTGCGCCTGGCTGCACCGGGTGCCGCGGCGGGCGCGGCGCTGGTGTTTTTGGCGATCACCAATGAATTGACCGCCACCTTGCTGCTGGCACCCAACGGCACTCGCACCCTGGCCACCGGCTTCTGGGCGCTGACCAGCGAAATCGACTATGCAGCGGCCGCGCCCTACGCGCTGCTGATGATTGTGCTGTCCCTGCCGTTGACCGGCCTCCTCTACCACCAATCCAAACGCACGGCGGGCCGATGA
- a CDS encoding ABC transporter ATP-binding protein, producing the protein MNALELQSISKSYGSQRVLHDISLAVPTGSRTVIVGPSGSGKTTLLRMIAGFEFPDAGSLSLNGQTLVDDTREVPAHQRQIGYVPQDGALFPHMSVAANIGFGLAAKGTDKRERIAQLMDSVALPLNMAERWPHELSGGQQQRVALARALAQQPRLMLLDEPFSALDTGLRAAMRKMVARLLADAGVTTILVTHDQSEALSFADQLAVMRDGRLVQSGHPLDLYRYPDDEQTALFLGDAVVMPARIEAGWAHCELGRIPVNNHRNNSSAQIMLRPEQLQVVGVVANSLEVAGCRAVVTDRDFSGNTCTLTVELDPQPGRSLMVRSSGLYAPPTGSAVHVTTIGHAHVLSGP; encoded by the coding sequence ATGAACGCGCTTGAACTGCAGTCGATCAGCAAATCCTATGGCTCACAACGGGTCCTGCATGACATCAGCCTGGCGGTGCCGACCGGCAGTCGCACGGTGATCGTCGGCCCTTCAGGGTCGGGCAAGACCACCTTGCTGCGGATGATCGCCGGTTTTGAGTTTCCCGACGCCGGCAGCCTGTCGCTCAATGGCCAGACCCTGGTCGACGACACCCGTGAAGTGCCGGCGCATCAACGCCAGATCGGTTACGTGCCACAGGATGGCGCGCTGTTTCCGCACATGAGCGTGGCGGCCAATATCGGTTTCGGCCTCGCAGCCAAGGGCACGGACAAGCGCGAGCGTATCGCCCAGTTGATGGACAGCGTGGCATTGCCGCTCAACATGGCCGAGCGCTGGCCCCACGAACTGTCCGGCGGGCAGCAGCAACGGGTGGCGCTGGCCCGGGCGTTGGCGCAGCAGCCACGGTTGATGTTGCTGGATGAACCTTTCTCCGCGCTCGATACCGGTTTGCGCGCGGCCATGCGCAAGATGGTCGCGCGTTTGCTGGCCGATGCAGGCGTGACCACCATCCTGGTCACCCATGACCAGAGCGAAGCGTTGTCGTTTGCCGATCAGTTGGCGGTGATGCGTGACGGGCGGCTGGTGCAGTCCGGGCACCCGTTGGACCTGTATCGCTACCCGGACGATGAGCAAACCGCGCTGTTCCTCGGCGACGCCGTGGTCATGCCCGCCAGGATCGAGGCCGGCTGGGCCCATTGCGAGCTGGGGCGGATCCCGGTCAACAACCATCGCAACAACAGCAGCGCCCAGATCATGCTGCGCCCTGAGCAATTGCAGGTGGTGGGCGTGGTCGCCAACAGCCTGGAAGTCGCCGGCTGCCGCGCCGTGGTGACCGACCGGGACTTCAGCGGCAACACCTGCACCCTGACCGTCGAACTCGACCCCCAACCCGGCCGCTCCCTGATGGTCCGCAGCTCCGGCCTGTACGCCCCACCGACCGGCAGCGCGGTGCACGTCACCACCATCGGCCATGCGCACGTGCTGAGTGGCCCATAA